In Synechococcus sp. A18-25c, a single window of DNA contains:
- the murQ gene encoding N-acetylmuramic acid 6-phosphate etherase: protein MVDLVTPSDDRGHLLTEQVNPASRTLDQLPTSDLVDLFIEEDRRPQLAVHGAREDLAQAVDAIAKRLRDGGRLFYLGAGTSGRLGVLDAAECPPTFCSPPELVQGVLAGGAPALLRSSEGLEDLEEAAVTDLKARQFSANDCLVGIAAGGTTPYVRGGLAWAEQLGALAIAMACVPADQAPLPCSIDIRLLTGPELLTGSTRLKAGTATKMALNILSTGVMVRLGKVYGNRMVDVAASNSKLVDRSMRILQDLLSLDREPALVLLEQAGGSVKRALLMGSCGLQTAEADAVLEAHGADLRAALNTYGLSLPNQASEGPQ from the coding sequence ATGGTGGATCTGGTGACACCCTCCGATGACCGCGGTCATCTCTTGACGGAACAGGTCAATCCCGCAAGCCGAACGCTTGATCAGCTCCCCACCTCGGACCTTGTGGATCTGTTCATTGAGGAAGATCGACGCCCCCAGCTGGCAGTGCATGGAGCGCGTGAGGATCTTGCTCAGGCTGTGGATGCCATCGCCAAGCGCCTTCGAGATGGAGGACGTCTGTTTTATCTCGGTGCCGGGACGTCAGGACGTCTGGGAGTTCTGGATGCCGCTGAATGTCCGCCGACCTTCTGCAGCCCCCCCGAGCTGGTGCAAGGCGTTCTCGCCGGTGGTGCGCCGGCCCTGTTGCGTAGTTCCGAGGGATTAGAGGACTTGGAGGAGGCAGCCGTCACCGATCTCAAGGCTCGCCAGTTCAGTGCCAACGATTGCCTCGTCGGTATTGCAGCCGGCGGTACGACGCCATATGTGCGAGGAGGGCTGGCTTGGGCTGAGCAATTGGGGGCTTTGGCCATCGCCATGGCCTGCGTTCCTGCTGATCAGGCACCACTCCCGTGCAGCATTGATATCCGTTTGCTCACAGGTCCTGAATTGCTGACCGGTTCAACCCGTCTCAAGGCCGGTACTGCCACCAAAATGGCGCTCAACATCCTCTCCACCGGAGTGATGGTGCGTTTGGGCAAGGTCTACGGAAACCGCATGGTGGATGTGGCTGCCAGCAACAGCAAGCTCGTGGATCGCTCGATGCGCATCCTGCAGGATTTGCTGAGCCTGGATCGTGAGCCAGCTCTTGTTCTGCTGGAACAGGCCGGAGGGTCGGTCAAGCGTGCTTTGTTAATGGGCAGCTGTGGGCTGCAGACTGCTGAGGCCGATGCCGTCCTGGAGGCCCACGGAGCCGATCTGCGGGCGGCGCTCAACACCTATGGGCTTTCCTTGCCGAATCAGGCTTCGGAAGGTCCCCAATAG
- the mtnP gene encoding S-methyl-5'-thioadenosine phosphorylase, with protein MSQTPPIPDLDTARVGVIGGSGLYAIDNLETIEEVSLETPYGTPSDAFRIGRLNGVEVVFLARHGRQHHLLPSEVPYRANIWAMRSLGVRWLISVSAVGSLQEHLRPRDMVVPDQFVDRTTQRPITFFGEGCVAHVSLADPFCNILSERLAASAAAAMPIGHHLHRGGTYLCMEGPAFSTRAESELYRHWGCDVIGMTNHSEARLAREAEIAYASLSMVTDFDCWHNDHDAVTVDMVIGNLKANAAATGPILEGLMETFITERPMSSAHSALADALMTPKEAVPAKTRQKLDLFTSPYWGPSEA; from the coding sequence ATGAGCCAGACACCACCCATTCCTGATCTGGACACGGCCCGTGTCGGAGTGATTGGAGGGAGCGGGCTCTACGCCATTGACAACCTGGAAACGATCGAAGAAGTCAGTCTGGAGACTCCCTACGGAACGCCGTCGGACGCATTCCGCATCGGCCGACTCAATGGAGTGGAGGTGGTTTTTCTGGCACGGCACGGGCGCCAGCATCACCTGCTGCCCTCTGAAGTGCCCTATCGCGCCAACATCTGGGCCATGCGTTCCCTGGGGGTGCGCTGGTTGATCTCCGTATCAGCCGTGGGCTCCCTGCAGGAACATCTTCGCCCCCGCGACATGGTGGTTCCCGATCAATTCGTTGATCGCACCACGCAGCGACCCATCACATTCTTTGGTGAAGGCTGTGTGGCCCACGTCAGCCTGGCGGATCCGTTTTGCAACATCTTGAGTGAACGGCTTGCAGCGTCGGCAGCAGCGGCAATGCCTATCGGCCACCATCTGCACCGAGGCGGCACGTATCTCTGCATGGAAGGTCCTGCCTTCTCAACGCGCGCCGAAAGCGAGCTCTACCGGCACTGGGGTTGTGACGTCATTGGCATGACCAATCACAGCGAAGCTCGCCTGGCCAGGGAAGCGGAAATTGCCTACGCCTCCCTGAGCATGGTCACCGACTTCGATTGCTGGCATAACGATCACGATGCGGTCACGGTGGACATGGTGATCGGCAATCTGAAGGCCAACGCTGCAGCGACGGGCCCCATCCTGGAGGGCCTGATGGAGACGTTCATAACCGAACGGCCCATGTCAAGCGCCCACAGTGCTCTTGCCGATGCTCTGATGACACCGAAGGAGGCCGTGCCAGCGAAGACTCGTCAAAAACTGGATTTGTTCACCAGTCCCTATTGGGGACCTTCCGAAGCCTGA
- a CDS encoding peptidylprolyl isomerase gives MSTDAGDITLEMFDQDAPNTVANFVKLAKDGFYDGLAFHRVIDGFMAQGGCPNSREGSRGMPGTGGPGYMIDCEINSKKHVPGALSMAHAGKNTGGSQFFIVHEAQPHLDGVHTVFGLTGNMDVVLALKNGSRINKVTVQDQ, from the coding sequence ATGTCCACGGACGCCGGCGACATCACATTGGAGATGTTCGATCAGGACGCTCCCAACACCGTGGCCAACTTCGTCAAGCTGGCAAAAGATGGTTTTTATGACGGACTTGCCTTTCACCGTGTGATCGACGGTTTCATGGCCCAAGGGGGATGCCCCAACAGCCGCGAAGGATCCCGTGGCATGCCCGGAACCGGCGGCCCCGGCTACATGATCGACTGTGAAATCAACAGCAAAAAGCACGTCCCTGGTGCCCTGTCGATGGCGCACGCTGGAAAGAACACGGGTGGCAGTCAGTTCTTCATCGTGCATGAAGCTCAGCCCCATCTCGATGGCGTCCACACCGTGTTCGGTTTGACCGGGAACATGGACGTCGTCTTGGCCCTCAAAAACGGATCCCGCATTAACAAGGTCACCGTTCAAGACCAGTGA
- the ribBA gene encoding bifunctional 3,4-dihydroxy-2-butanone-4-phosphate synthase/GTP cyclohydrolase II, giving the protein MVKACTTSRPLSESVAQSERISTLFDSIPDALAAIRNGECVVVVDDERRENEGDLICAAQFATPEQINFMATEARGLICLAMEGSRLDALDLPLMVDRNTDANQTAFTVSIDAGPEHGVSTGISADDRSRTIQVAIQPGAKPADLRRPGHIFPLRARPGGVLKRAGHTEAAVDLAQMSGLYPSGVICEIQNPDGSMARLPELQVYAKAKGLKLISIADLIRYRLENERFVVRAAQCSLPTEFGSFQAIGYSNQIDGSEHVALVKGDPSNLHEPVLVRMHSECLTGDAFGSLRCDCRAQLHSALKHIEAEGEGVVVYLRQEGRGIGLINKFKAYSLQEGGLDTVEANEKLGFAPDLRNYGVGAQILSDLGIHRLNLLTNNPRKIAGLGGYGLEVVSRVPMKPALGDFNADYLATKRDKLGHLMEEQDRQSHWVICLDSASTDDGELSRLLHRVETLSQENGLQLQAEQAPRLLALWERPRFVWSLQGAEPEPVAIKRLLATMASWADTSRLGLLHSVNPDQIAHPPQTLERKDLRLSTLGNNQQGWDWFPKGDQPALIHWS; this is encoded by the coding sequence ATGGTGAAAGCTTGCACGACGTCGAGACCGCTGTCTGAATCCGTTGCCCAATCCGAGAGGATATCGACGCTCTTCGATTCCATTCCAGACGCCCTGGCAGCCATCCGCAACGGCGAGTGTGTGGTGGTGGTTGACGATGAACGCCGGGAAAATGAAGGAGATCTGATCTGTGCTGCGCAGTTCGCCACACCGGAACAGATCAATTTCATGGCCACCGAAGCAAGGGGGCTGATCTGTCTGGCCATGGAGGGATCAAGGCTGGATGCGCTGGATCTTCCGTTGATGGTGGATCGCAATACCGATGCCAATCAGACCGCGTTCACGGTGAGCATCGATGCTGGCCCGGAGCATGGCGTTTCCACGGGAATCTCGGCCGATGACCGATCGCGCACAATCCAGGTGGCGATCCAACCCGGCGCCAAACCGGCTGATCTGCGCCGTCCGGGCCATATTTTTCCGTTGCGGGCTCGTCCTGGTGGCGTCCTCAAACGCGCAGGGCATACCGAAGCCGCCGTTGATCTTGCCCAGATGTCGGGACTGTACCCCTCGGGCGTGATCTGTGAGATCCAGAATCCTGACGGCTCCATGGCCAGGCTTCCGGAACTGCAGGTCTACGCCAAAGCAAAGGGGCTCAAGCTGATCAGCATCGCGGATCTGATCCGCTACCGACTGGAGAACGAACGCTTTGTGGTGCGTGCCGCCCAATGCTCCCTTCCCACTGAATTCGGTTCCTTTCAAGCGATCGGGTACTCCAACCAGATCGATGGCAGCGAGCACGTGGCTCTGGTCAAAGGGGACCCCAGCAATCTGCACGAACCGGTGTTGGTGCGGATGCATTCCGAATGCCTCACCGGTGATGCCTTTGGCTCACTGCGCTGCGATTGCCGTGCGCAGTTGCACAGTGCTCTCAAGCACATCGAAGCGGAAGGAGAAGGGGTTGTGGTGTATTTACGCCAGGAAGGCCGCGGGATCGGGCTGATCAACAAGTTCAAGGCCTACAGCCTCCAGGAGGGAGGTCTGGACACCGTTGAAGCCAACGAAAAGCTGGGATTTGCTCCTGATCTGCGCAATTACGGCGTCGGTGCGCAGATTCTCAGCGATCTCGGCATTCACCGCTTGAATCTGCTGACCAACAACCCAAGAAAAATTGCAGGGTTGGGCGGTTACGGCCTTGAAGTGGTGAGCCGGGTGCCGATGAAACCAGCGCTCGGTGACTTCAATGCCGACTACCTCGCTACCAAACGCGACAAGCTGGGACATCTGATGGAGGAGCAGGACCGGCAGTCCCATTGGGTGATTTGCCTCGACAGTGCCTCCACGGACGATGGGGAGCTGTCAAGGCTGTTGCATCGTGTCGAAACCCTGAGTCAAGAGAACGGACTTCAGCTTCAGGCGGAGCAGGCGCCGCGATTGCTGGCGCTGTGGGAACGCCCCAGATTCGTCTGGTCGCTCCAGGGGGCTGAACCTGAGCCTGTCGCAATCAAAAGGTTGCTGGCGACCATGGCCAGTTGGGCCGACACGTCACGGTTGGGACTGCTCCATTCCGTTAATCCGGATCAGATTGCCCATCCACCGCAAACATTGGAGCGCAAGGATCTGAGGCTTTCAACGCTAGGGAACAACCAGCAAGGCTGGGACTGGTTTCCCAAAGGAGACCAGCCCGCCTTGATTCACTGGTCTTGA
- the argC gene encoding N-acetyl-gamma-glutamyl-phosphate reductase: MGNQRVAVVGASGYGGLQTLRLLNAHSTLEVSFLGGERSAGRAWSELCPFLPLKQDLVVESPDPDRIADQADLAVLSLPNGLASELVPPLLERGVRVVDLSADYRYRSLEQWASVYVHEARTRKRADADLCEEAVYGLAEWHADAIAKARLVAAPGCFPTTSLLPLLPFLKQGLIETEGLIIDAKTGTSGGGRAAKENLLLAEASESIAPYGVVGHRHTSEIEQLASAVAGCPIQLQFTPHLVPMVRGLLSTVYARLRDPGLTAEDCTTVLETVYRHHPCVRVLPVGTYPATKWAKHTNQALMSVQVDGRTGQLVLMSAVDNLMKGQAGQGVQCLNLMAGLPIAEGLPLEPFYP; encoded by the coding sequence ATGGGGAATCAACGGGTCGCAGTGGTGGGTGCCTCCGGGTATGGAGGACTGCAGACGCTTCGCCTGTTGAACGCCCACTCGACGCTCGAAGTCAGCTTTCTTGGCGGTGAGCGTTCGGCGGGTCGGGCCTGGAGCGAACTCTGTCCGTTCCTGCCCCTAAAACAAGACCTTGTTGTTGAAAGTCCTGATCCAGATCGCATTGCTGATCAGGCTGATCTCGCGGTGTTAAGCCTTCCCAATGGCCTAGCGAGTGAACTCGTTCCTCCATTGCTGGAGCGAGGAGTCAGGGTGGTGGATCTTTCGGCGGACTATCGCTACCGCAGCCTTGAGCAATGGGCGTCGGTGTACGTCCACGAAGCCAGAACCCGAAAGCGTGCCGATGCTGATCTGTGTGAGGAGGCGGTCTACGGACTCGCGGAGTGGCACGCTGATGCCATCGCCAAGGCCAGGCTTGTGGCGGCGCCAGGCTGTTTCCCCACCACCAGTCTCTTGCCGCTGCTTCCGTTTCTCAAGCAAGGCTTGATTGAAACCGAGGGGTTAATCATTGATGCCAAAACGGGAACCTCCGGTGGAGGGCGAGCCGCAAAAGAGAATTTGTTGCTGGCTGAAGCATCGGAATCCATCGCTCCCTATGGCGTTGTGGGGCATCGCCACACCTCGGAAATTGAACAGCTGGCCAGCGCAGTCGCGGGTTGTCCAATCCAGCTGCAGTTCACGCCACACCTCGTTCCGATGGTGCGTGGTCTGTTATCCACGGTGTATGCGCGTCTGCGCGATCCAGGGTTGACTGCGGAGGACTGCACCACGGTGTTGGAGACGGTGTATCGCCATCACCCCTGTGTGCGTGTGCTGCCAGTGGGAACCTACCCAGCGACCAAATGGGCCAAGCACACCAACCAGGCACTGATGTCGGTTCAGGTTGACGGACGCACGGGTCAGCTCGTGTTGATGAGTGCGGTGGACAACCTGATGAAAGGCCAGGCCGGTCAGGGCGTGCAGTGCCTGAACCTCATGGCAGGTCTGCCGATTGCTGAAGGATTGCCACTCGAACCCTTTTATCCCTAA
- the purN gene encoding phosphoribosylglycinamide formyltransferase: MPAPTDTSQINGERYPTLTVPTIGPWPKFQSPLRLGVMASGSGTNFEALQASISAGDLDAELRLLVVNNPGCGAMARAKRLGIACELRDHRRFASREALDHELVRTFQSAGVEAVVMAGWMRIVTPVLIDAFPGKLINIHPSLLPSFKGMDAVGQSLEAGVCLAGCTVHQVLKDVDAGPILAQAAVPILSGDDRDSLAARIQSEEHRLLPWATALAGQRWRSVACD, from the coding sequence ATGCCCGCGCCCACAGACACTAGCCAGATCAATGGCGAGCGCTATCCCACGCTCACGGTTCCCACCATCGGGCCATGGCCAAAATTTCAGAGCCCCCTTCGCCTCGGTGTGATGGCGTCAGGATCGGGTACAAACTTTGAGGCTCTGCAGGCATCGATCAGCGCAGGCGATTTGGATGCCGAACTGCGACTTTTGGTGGTTAACAATCCTGGATGCGGAGCCATGGCAAGAGCAAAACGCCTCGGCATTGCTTGTGAGCTCCGTGATCATCGTCGATTCGCAAGCCGAGAAGCCCTGGATCATGAACTGGTTCGCACCTTCCAATCGGCGGGTGTGGAAGCGGTGGTGATGGCGGGCTGGATGCGAATTGTGACCCCGGTTCTCATTGATGCCTTTCCTGGAAAACTGATCAATATCCACCCCTCGTTACTGCCGTCTTTCAAAGGCATGGATGCGGTGGGTCAATCACTGGAGGCAGGGGTGTGCCTTGCCGGATGCACCGTGCATCAAGTGCTGAAGGATGTTGATGCCGGACCGATCCTGGCCCAGGCAGCGGTCCCGATCTTGTCGGGAGATGATCGTGATTCTCTGGCCGCACGCATTCAAAGCGAGGAGCACCGGCTGCTTCCCTGGGCGACGGCTTTGGCAGGTCAACGCTGGCGATCGGTCGCTTGTGATTAG
- a CDS encoding DUF1257 domain-containing protein, which translates to MSHLSILPTLVTDLALLEIALRAEGFRVQCGGIVSSFDRHQAVDLAAYHPSGLQLGWRRRDDHVALDLVADLSAPQGSGRTESALRRVLRRYALNTALHEADQLDAETVTGAV; encoded by the coding sequence ATGTCCCATCTCTCCATCCTGCCCACACTGGTGACGGATCTCGCTTTGCTCGAGATCGCCCTTCGTGCTGAGGGCTTTCGTGTGCAGTGCGGAGGCATCGTTTCGTCGTTCGATCGTCATCAGGCTGTCGACTTGGCTGCTTATCACCCATCCGGCTTGCAGCTGGGTTGGAGACGACGTGACGACCACGTCGCGCTAGATCTTGTTGCTGATCTCTCAGCACCGCAAGGGTCCGGTCGCACCGAATCTGCTCTGCGCCGAGTACTCAGGCGCTACGCCCTCAACACAGCCCTGCATGAGGCTGACCAGCTGGACGCCGAAACGGTCACCGGCGCTGTCTGA
- a CDS encoding M61 family metallopeptidase yields the protein MPEVHVVLDLGCPASQTLWVEIRWLPQQPVQRWTLPVWTPGSYTVRDPSQHLHSLSLEQAGQALTPTRRSPSSWQVDCECNQPLILRYALEARQLTVRTNLLDPSFSSLCLSAVVMLVEGQRWTPHLLKVVTPSHWSVACPLAQQDGDFVAEDFDHLVDAPVHAGVMDTLSLTVREQPHELVLIGAPPSGWSKDLPGQIELICEAVCDLLQSDPRSRVPYQLVLQLLDQGYGGLEHDNASVMQFPWTRLQEQGGMRSLLQLIGHEYLHQWNVRRLRPVDYVPYRYDKPIVSDGLWFAEGVTSYFDLFLPLLSGYSSRLDLLEDLAADLSHVLLNPGTQLQSLADSSREAWVRLYKQTPANARSQVSYYRLGTALAFCLDVGLRQVGGSLAATLRLLWGRLGRHGRGYGRQDLMAAIADVSPPLADQLPGWLDGRGVLPIDRSLETIGLLLDPVMETQANAGWTLREGDGTVWIDRTLAGGAAERAGLVPGDELVALRDWRCRTLKRTQQLLDGPEQCQVTYSRRGLIGHTQLVLEKPGVDRYRLIWDPGASREARLLRDQWFQVV from the coding sequence ATGCCCGAGGTGCATGTTGTTCTCGACCTCGGATGCCCTGCTTCGCAGACGCTTTGGGTTGAGATTCGCTGGCTGCCTCAACAGCCAGTGCAACGTTGGACTTTGCCGGTCTGGACTCCTGGCTCCTACACGGTTCGAGATCCATCGCAGCACCTGCACAGCCTCAGCCTTGAACAGGCAGGCCAAGCCCTTACACCGACCCGTCGCTCTCCCTCGAGCTGGCAGGTGGACTGCGAGTGCAATCAGCCACTGATCCTGCGTTACGCCCTGGAAGCAAGACAACTCACCGTCCGCACCAATCTGCTCGATCCATCCTTCTCCTCCCTGTGCCTTTCGGCTGTGGTGATGCTGGTGGAGGGCCAACGTTGGACGCCACATCTGCTGAAGGTGGTGACCCCGTCCCACTGGTCCGTGGCCTGTCCACTTGCGCAACAAGATGGCGACTTCGTCGCTGAGGACTTCGACCATCTCGTCGATGCTCCAGTGCACGCCGGTGTCATGGACACCCTTTCCCTGACAGTGCGAGAACAACCCCACGAGTTGGTGTTAATCGGTGCGCCACCCTCTGGCTGGTCGAAGGATCTCCCAGGGCAGATTGAATTGATCTGTGAAGCTGTCTGCGATCTGCTGCAGTCGGATCCTCGATCACGGGTGCCGTATCAGCTAGTTCTGCAACTTTTGGATCAGGGGTACGGCGGGCTGGAGCACGACAATGCATCAGTGATGCAATTTCCCTGGACCCGGCTGCAGGAGCAGGGTGGGATGCGAAGCCTTCTGCAGCTCATTGGCCACGAGTATTTGCATCAATGGAATGTGCGTCGGCTCAGGCCGGTGGACTACGTGCCCTATCGCTACGACAAGCCGATCGTCAGTGATGGTCTCTGGTTCGCCGAAGGGGTCACTAGTTATTTCGACCTCTTCCTTCCGTTGCTCTCGGGGTACTCCAGTCGTCTCGATTTGCTGGAGGATCTGGCGGCCGATCTCTCCCATGTGTTGTTGAACCCGGGAACGCAACTTCAGTCACTTGCGGACAGCTCGCGCGAAGCGTGGGTGCGCCTTTACAAACAGACTCCCGCCAACGCGCGAAGCCAGGTCAGTTACTACCGCCTTGGCACAGCGCTGGCGTTCTGTCTTGATGTGGGTCTTCGTCAGGTCGGTGGTTCCCTAGCCGCCACCCTGCGTCTGCTCTGGGGACGGTTGGGCCGCCACGGTCGCGGGTATGGCCGTCAGGACCTTATGGCAGCGATTGCAGACGTCTCCCCTCCACTGGCGGACCAATTGCCTGGATGGCTTGATGGCCGTGGTGTGTTGCCCATCGACAGGTCACTGGAAACCATCGGGTTGTTGCTGGATCCAGTGATGGAAACGCAGGCCAACGCCGGTTGGACGCTGCGTGAAGGAGACGGCACCGTCTGGATTGACCGCACCTTGGCAGGTGGAGCTGCTGAACGTGCCGGCTTGGTTCCTGGTGATGAACTCGTTGCTTTGCGCGATTGGCGTTGCCGCACACTCAAGCGAACGCAACAGTTGCTCGATGGTCCTGAGCAATGTCAGGTGACCTACAGCCGCCGTGGCCTGATCGGCCACACGCAGCTAGTCCTGGAGAAACCCGGGGTTGATCGTTACCGACTGATCTGGGACCCTGGTGCATCCAGGGAGGCTCGCTTGCTCCGAGATCAATGGTTTCAGGTCGTCTGA
- a CDS encoding N-acetylmuramoyl-L-alanine amidase — MQQRLQSQRNQLAELRTSVPADDSNYGDRWRSNPWGETLNPVPRVVVLHETVYSLDSALNTFLTPHPYDEDQVSYHTLIGLDGSIVDVVDPLKRAYGAGYSAFHGEWAVTNPDFQGSVNNFALHLSLETPWDGQDSADRHSGYTPRQYDALALVLDNWLERFQFPASAITTHRHVDLGGERGDPRSFSWDELQIRLAALGRLCDG, encoded by the coding sequence GTGCAGCAGAGACTGCAATCGCAACGGAACCAGCTCGCTGAATTACGGACATCGGTTCCCGCAGATGACAGCAATTACGGTGATCGTTGGCGCAGCAATCCCTGGGGAGAGACGTTGAATCCGGTGCCAAGGGTTGTCGTTTTGCATGAAACCGTTTACTCCCTGGATTCAGCATTAAATACCTTCCTTACTCCTCATCCCTACGATGAAGATCAGGTGAGTTATCACACCCTGATTGGCCTTGATGGCTCAATCGTGGATGTGGTTGATCCGCTGAAGCGTGCCTACGGTGCCGGTTATTCAGCCTTTCATGGTGAATGGGCTGTGACCAATCCTGATTTTCAGGGATCGGTGAATAATTTTGCGCTGCATCTCAGCCTCGAGACACCTTGGGATGGTCAGGACAGTGCGGATCGCCACAGTGGCTATACGCCCCGTCAATATGACGCGTTGGCATTGGTGCTTGATAACTGGCTCGAGCGCTTTCAGTTCCCAGCTTCTGCCATTACCACCCATCGCCATGTGGATCTCGGTGGTGAACGGGGCGACCCACGCAGCTTTTCTTGGGATGAACTTCAGATCCGCCTTGCTGCACTGGGAAGGCTTTGTGATGGCTAA
- a CDS encoding helicase DnaB, giving the protein MTADPTGTDGQRSRAVTPNPADFSAEELEHLQRRFGVHGPQTQLAQLFTRGVDQLEPLRANTLSRLRTLKPMIWREADRHQINPMLITAILFDEIQHSKPGEDLPFVVHSGLVDTHGPAQLGISELVHQGRLPENPSSQEIAEARDLLMDPAANVELLAAKLSRLKGELGLDRSSILIASRSYVDAKAVATLAYLHNGKLDYPARVLRYMQDPALHGLMYSTEQSAQPLLI; this is encoded by the coding sequence ATGACGGCTGATCCGACTGGGACTGATGGGCAACGCTCTCGGGCGGTCACCCCAAATCCTGCGGATTTCAGCGCTGAGGAACTGGAGCATCTGCAACGTCGCTTCGGTGTGCATGGCCCACAGACCCAATTGGCGCAGCTGTTCACCCGTGGCGTTGACCAGCTAGAGCCGCTTCGCGCCAACACACTCTCGCGGCTGCGCACACTCAAACCGATGATTTGGCGCGAGGCAGATCGTCATCAGATCAACCCGATGTTGATCACGGCGATTCTCTTTGACGAAATTCAACACTCCAAGCCCGGAGAGGATCTTCCTTTTGTCGTTCATTCGGGTCTTGTTGACACCCACGGGCCAGCCCAGCTGGGCATCAGCGAATTGGTGCATCAGGGCCGCTTGCCTGAGAACCCTTCATCGCAAGAGATTGCTGAAGCCCGTGACCTGCTGATGGATCCCGCAGCCAATGTGGAACTGTTGGCGGCAAAACTGTCCCGTTTGAAAGGTGAACTGGGTCTGGATCGCAGCTCAATCCTGATCGCCAGCCGCTCCTATGTTGATGCCAAGGCCGTTGCCACCCTGGCTTATCTTCACAACGGCAAGCTCGACTATCCAGCCCGAGTCCTGCGCTACATGCAGGACCCGGCACTGCATGGACTTATGTATTCAACAGAGCAATCGGCACAGCCTTTATTAATTTGA